A window of the Macrobrachium rosenbergii isolate ZJJX-2024 chromosome 13, ASM4041242v1, whole genome shotgun sequence genome harbors these coding sequences:
- the LOC136845322 gene encoding keratin-associated protein 19-8-like: protein MKTISVALLALVAIFALMEVTGALPAPEPNRRFFFGQSPYGFGGYGYRPFGYGFGYGGYGGGFGGFGGGFGGYGGGFFG from the exons ATGAAAACT ATCAGTGTTGCCCTGTTGGCGTTGGTGGCCATTTTTGCCCTGATGGAGGTCACTGGAGCCCTGCCAGCACCTGAACCTAACCGACGCTTCTTCTTTGGACAAAGTCCCTATGGCTTCGGCGGCTACGGCTATAGGCCCTTCGGATACGGCTTCGGCTACGGCGGATACGGCGGTggttttggaggatttggtggtgGATTTGGTGGATACGGTGGTGGATTCTTCGGTTGA